A genome region from Prionailurus bengalensis isolate Pbe53 chromosome B4, Fcat_Pben_1.1_paternal_pri, whole genome shotgun sequence includes the following:
- the LPAR5 gene encoding lysophosphatidic acid receptor 5 has translation MLPNSTNSSVPPANGSVPPCPDYRPTHRLHMVAYSLVLAAGLPLNALALWVFLRALRVHSVVSVYMCNLAASDLLFTLSLPVRISYYALHYWPFSDLLCQTAGAIFQTNMYGSCIFLTLINVDRYAAIVHPLRLRHLRRPRVARLLCLGVWALILVFAVPTVLVHRPSSCSYGGGQVRLCFESFGDRLWKGGLLPLVLLAEALGFLLPLVAVLYSSGRVFWTLARPDATQSQRRRKTVRLLLANLVIFLLCFVPYNATLAVYGLLRGNLVAANSKVCDRVRGVLMVMVLLAGANCVLDPLVYYFSAEGFRNTLRGLGTPNRARTLATNGAQGALAEQPTETTCITTPATAEQGLLRPSNVGTPLTQLPEDSAL, from the coding sequence ATGTTGCCCAACTCTACCAACAGTTCTGTTCCCCCTGCCAACGGTTCTGTTCCCCCGTGCCCCGACTACCGGCCCACCCACCGCCTGCACATGGTGGCCTACAGCCTGGTGCTGGCCGCAGGGCTCCCCCTCAACGCGCTGGCCCTCTGGGTCTTCCTGCGCGCGCTGCGCGTGCACTCCGTCGTGAGCGTGTACATGTGCAACCTGGCGGCCAGCGACCTGCTCTTCACCCTCTCGCTGCCCGTGCGCATCTCCTACTACGCCCTGCACTACTGGCCCTTCTCCGACCTCCTGTGCCAGACAGCGGGCGCCATCTTCCAGACGAACATGTACGGCAGCTGCATCTTCCTGACTCTCATCAACGTGGACCGCTACGCGGCCATCGTGCACCCGCTGCGGCTGCGCCACCTGCGGCGGCCCCGCGTGGCGCGGCTGCTCTGCCTGGGAGTGTGGGCGCTCATCCTCGTGTTCGCCGTGCCCACCGTCCTGGTGCACAGGCCCTCGTCCTGCAGCTACGGCGGCGGCCAGGTGCGCCTGTGCTTCGAGAGCTTCGGCGACAGGCTGTGGAAGGGCGGGCTGCTGCCGCTCGTGCTGCTGGCCGAGGCGCTGGGCTTCCTGCTGCCCCTGGTGGCGGTGCTCTACTCGTCGGGCCGGGTCTTCTGGACCCTGGCGCGGCCCGACGCCACGCAGAGCCAGCGGCGGCGGAAGACCGTGCGCCTCCTGCTGGCCAACCTCGTCATCTTCCTGCTGTGCTTCGTGCCCTACAACGCCACGCTGGCGGTGTACGGGCTGCTGCGGGGCAACCTGGTGGCGGCGAACAGCAAGGTCTGCGATCGGGTGCGCGGGGTGCTGATGGTGATGGTGCTGTTGGCCGGCGCCAACTGCGTGCTAGACCCTCTGGTGTATTACTTCAGCGCCGAGGGTTTCCGCAACACCCTGCGAGGCCTGGGCACTCCGAACCGCGCCAGGACCTTGGCCACCAACGGGGCTCAGGGGGCGCTCGCCGAACAGCCCACTGAGACCACTTGCATCACCACCCCGGCTACCGCCGAACAGGGGCTGCTCAGGCCCTCCAACGTGGGGACACCCTTAACCCAGCTCCCCGAGGACTCGGCCCTCTGA